A single Kryptolebias marmoratus isolate JLee-2015 linkage group LG16, ASM164957v2, whole genome shotgun sequence DNA region contains:
- the chn2 gene encoding beta-chimaerin isoform X1: MAASSNSSLSGSSLSSDPDDYQPPIWKSYLYQLQQEAPRPKRVTCPQEMETRPKYYGREFHGMISRDHADDLLAGTEGAYLIRESQRQPGTYTLALRFGPQTLNYRLFYDGKHFVGEKRFESVHDLVTDALITLYIETKAAEYIAKMTTNPIYEHLGYTSLLKDKMVHRLSRGRTEPRRVTFQRDDRISSPLVRRSALKDTTERQSSYEKIHNFKVHTFRGPHWCEYCANFMWGLIAQGVRCSDCGLNVHKQCSKLVPSDCQPDLRRIKKVYSCDLTTLVKAHNTTRPMVVDMCIREIELRGMKSEGLYRVSGFSEHIEDVRLSFDRDGEKADISASAYADINIIAGALKLYLRDLPIPVITFDLYSKFIQAAKIPNAESRLEAIHEGLLQLPPAHYETLRYLMAHLKRVTMFEKDNLMSAENLGIVFGPTLMQPLEQNALTTLNDMRQQKLVVQLMIEHEDVLF; encoded by the exons acCCCGATGACTATCAGCCACCCATATGGAAGTCCTACT tgTACCAGCTACAGCAGGAAGCCCCGAGACCAAAGAGGGTCACGTGTCCTCAGGAG ATGGAGACCAGACCCAAGTACTACGGCAGAGA atttcatgGAATGATCTCTCGAGATCATGCAGACGACTTGCTGGCAGGAACAGAGGGCGCTTACCTCATCAGGGAGAGCCAAAGACAGCCGGGGACGTACACCTTAGCCTTAAG GTTTGGACCCCAGACCCTCAACTACAGGTTGTTTTATGATGGGAAGCACTTTGTGGGGGAGAAGAGGTTTGAGTCCGTCCACGACCTGGTGACGGACGCCCTCATCACTCTTTACATCGAGACCAAGGCAGCGGAGTACATAGCCAAGATGACCACCAATCCGATCTATGAGCACCTTGGCTACACATCGCTGCTCAAAGACAAAATGGTGCACCGACTGAGCCGAGGACGCACGGAGCCACGCAGGGTCACCTTCCAGAGGGACGACAGG ATCTCCTCACCCCTGGTGCGACGGAGTGCCTTGAAAGACACGACTGAGAGGCAGAGTTCCTACGAAAAGATCCACAACTTCAAG GTGCACACGTTTCGAGGGCCGCACTGGTGCGAGTACTGTGCCAACTTCATGTGGGGCCTCATTGCCCAGGGCGTCCGCTGCTCAG ATTGCGGGCTGAATGTACACAAACAGTGCTCCAAACTGGTTCCCAGCGACTGCCAGCCGGACCTGCGCAGGATAAAGAAAGTATACAGCTGTGACCTCACCACGCTCGTCAAAGCTCACAACACCACCCGACCCATGGTGGTGGACATGTGTATCCGAGAGATAGAACTGAGAG GGATGAAATCTGAAGGTCTCTACAGAGTGTCAGGCTTCTCAGAGCACATCGAGGATGTGAGGCTCTCTTTTGATCGAG ATGGTGAGAAGGCGGATATCAGTGCCAGTGCCTATGCAGACATCAACATAATTGCTGGGGCTTTGAAGCTCTACTTGAGAGACCTTCCTATTCCAGTCATTACGTTTGACTTGTACTCCAAATTTATTCAAGCTGCAA AAATTCCTAATGCTGAATCCAGACTGGAGGCCATCCATGAAGGGCTGCTGCAGCTTCCCCCGGCACACTACGAAACTCTGCGTTACCTGATGGCTCACCTCAAGAG GGTAACGATGTTTGAAAAGGACAATTTAATGAGCGCCGAGAACTTGGGGATTGTGTTTGGCCCGACTCTTATGCAGCCGCTGGAGCAGAACGCCTTGACCACCCTCAATGACATGAGGCAGCAGAAACTGGTGGTGCAGCTCATGATCGAGCACGAAGACGTCTTATTCTGA
- the chn2 gene encoding beta-chimaerin isoform X2 translates to METRPKYYGREFHGMISRDHADDLLAGTEGAYLIRESQRQPGTYTLALRFGPQTLNYRLFYDGKHFVGEKRFESVHDLVTDALITLYIETKAAEYIAKMTTNPIYEHLGYTSLLKDKMVHRLSRGRTEPRRVTFQRDDRISSPLVRRSALKDTTERQSSYEKIHNFKVHTFRGPHWCEYCANFMWGLIAQGVRCSDCGLNVHKQCSKLVPSDCQPDLRRIKKVYSCDLTTLVKAHNTTRPMVVDMCIREIELRGMKSEGLYRVSGFSEHIEDVRLSFDRDGEKADISASAYADINIIAGALKLYLRDLPIPVITFDLYSKFIQAAKIPNAESRLEAIHEGLLQLPPAHYETLRYLMAHLKRVTMFEKDNLMSAENLGIVFGPTLMQPLEQNALTTLNDMRQQKLVVQLMIEHEDVLF, encoded by the exons ATGGAGACCAGACCCAAGTACTACGGCAGAGA atttcatgGAATGATCTCTCGAGATCATGCAGACGACTTGCTGGCAGGAACAGAGGGCGCTTACCTCATCAGGGAGAGCCAAAGACAGCCGGGGACGTACACCTTAGCCTTAAG GTTTGGACCCCAGACCCTCAACTACAGGTTGTTTTATGATGGGAAGCACTTTGTGGGGGAGAAGAGGTTTGAGTCCGTCCACGACCTGGTGACGGACGCCCTCATCACTCTTTACATCGAGACCAAGGCAGCGGAGTACATAGCCAAGATGACCACCAATCCGATCTATGAGCACCTTGGCTACACATCGCTGCTCAAAGACAAAATGGTGCACCGACTGAGCCGAGGACGCACGGAGCCACGCAGGGTCACCTTCCAGAGGGACGACAGG ATCTCCTCACCCCTGGTGCGACGGAGTGCCTTGAAAGACACGACTGAGAGGCAGAGTTCCTACGAAAAGATCCACAACTTCAAG GTGCACACGTTTCGAGGGCCGCACTGGTGCGAGTACTGTGCCAACTTCATGTGGGGCCTCATTGCCCAGGGCGTCCGCTGCTCAG ATTGCGGGCTGAATGTACACAAACAGTGCTCCAAACTGGTTCCCAGCGACTGCCAGCCGGACCTGCGCAGGATAAAGAAAGTATACAGCTGTGACCTCACCACGCTCGTCAAAGCTCACAACACCACCCGACCCATGGTGGTGGACATGTGTATCCGAGAGATAGAACTGAGAG GGATGAAATCTGAAGGTCTCTACAGAGTGTCAGGCTTCTCAGAGCACATCGAGGATGTGAGGCTCTCTTTTGATCGAG ATGGTGAGAAGGCGGATATCAGTGCCAGTGCCTATGCAGACATCAACATAATTGCTGGGGCTTTGAAGCTCTACTTGAGAGACCTTCCTATTCCAGTCATTACGTTTGACTTGTACTCCAAATTTATTCAAGCTGCAA AAATTCCTAATGCTGAATCCAGACTGGAGGCCATCCATGAAGGGCTGCTGCAGCTTCCCCCGGCACACTACGAAACTCTGCGTTACCTGATGGCTCACCTCAAGAG GGTAACGATGTTTGAAAAGGACAATTTAATGAGCGCCGAGAACTTGGGGATTGTGTTTGGCCCGACTCTTATGCAGCCGCTGGAGCAGAACGCCTTGACCACCCTCAATGACATGAGGCAGCAGAAACTGGTGGTGCAGCTCATGATCGAGCACGAAGACGTCTTATTCTGA
- the fkbp14 gene encoding peptidyl-prolyl cis-trans isomerase FKBP14 has product MVLFSILSVLSSVFVFVTGGKLPEPDVKIEVMHKSFLCSRKTKYGDMLLVHYEGFLESNGTMFHSSRTHGDKNPVWFTLGLKEVLKGWDKGLQNMCAGERRKLTVPPSLAYGKEGQGKIPPSSTLIFDIELMEIRNGPRSHESFRDMDLNDDWKLSRQEVKEFLKKEFEKHGYFPNDTEHEVMVDDIFKNEDEDKDGFISAREFTYLHDEL; this is encoded by the exons ATGGTACTCTTTTCTATTTTATCGGTATTATcgtcagtgtttgtttttgtcactggGGGGAAACTTCCCGAACCCGACGTGAAAATTGAGGTGATGCACAAATCTTTCCTGTGTTCACGTAAAACAAAATATGGAGACATGCTTCTTGTTCATTACGAGGGGTTTCTGGAGAGTAACGGCACAATGTTTCATTCCAG CCGCACACATGGAGATAAAAACCCTGTTTGGTTCACTCTCGGGCTGAAAGAGGTGCTCAAAGGTTGGGACAAGGGTCTGCAGAACATGTGTGCAGGAGAGCGCAGGAAGCTGACCGTCCCTCCATCACTGGCATACGGCAAGGAGGGACAAG GTAAGATTCCTCCAAGCAGCACTTTGATTTTTGACATTGAGCTCATGGAGATCCGAAATGGTCCCAGGTCGCACGAGTCTTTCAGGGATATGGACCTCAACGATGACTGGAAACTCTCCAGACAAGAG GTGAAAGAGTTCTTGAAGAAGGAGTTTGAAAAGCATGGCTACTTCCCTAATGACACCGAACACGAGGTGATGGTTGATGACATCTTCAAGAACGAAGATGAAGATAAAGATGGTTTTATATCTGCCAGGGAATTCACCTACCTGCACGACGAGCTCTAA
- the plekha8 gene encoding pleckstrin homology domain-containing family A member 8: protein MEGVLYKWTNYISGWQPRWFVLDGGTLSYYDSQEDAWKGCKGSIKISVCEIQVHSSDSTRVDLTIPGEQYFYLKAINAAERQKWLVALGTAKACLTDNRTKREKELQENTEALKTKMSELRLYCDLLLQQVNKIKESDELGETTETGIDTGNLVRSTCTTFLKTLEECMQIANRTFNTDTTTHSPPGTPPVAAIKPQKIKSVNHLKQSLEEKCRDLTETSGQALAHDTQSLEGPDEPDGSEHHPSPSDFESSDHKERVFPATRTTQNASEIEHFDQPAEGDEEIEAADQKKQQLQEADQSNDAHSKSRGGNAVQLEHREREVLDGEESDEGDETPMDSAESDSDTEQVETFFSTMSHRFSDIRLDDDNGIPSQEFLDSCYAIVPVLDKLGSTVFAPVKMDFVGNIKKIQQKLMSDPDGFPTLQSIVLHELGANVAQVRNSATEALLWLKRGLKFLQEFLSEVNAGEQDIQAALNNAYGKTLRQYHGWVVRGVFALALRAAPSYRSFTAALVTSEGDDLRSDFTSSMHKDLGVYLPAMERQLTILDELYEEYNLESDEVV, encoded by the exons ATGGAAGGCGTGCTGTATAAGTGGACGAACTACATAAGCG GTTGGCAGCCTCGCTGGTTTGTGCTCGATGGAGGTACGTTGTCCTACTACGACTCTCAAGAAGATGCCTGGAAAGGTTGTAAAGGCAGCATTAAAATTTCTGTTTGCGAAATCCAAG TTCATTCCTCCGACTCAACACGAGTTGACCTGACTATACCTGGAGAGCAGTACTTTTACCTTAAAGCCATCAATGCAGCCGAGAGGCAGAAATGGCTGGTAGCGCTGGGGACAGCTAAAGCCTGCCTTACTGACAACcgaacaaaaagagaaaaag AGCTTCAGGAGAACACAGAGGCACTAAAAACTAAGATGTCAGAGCTCAGATTGTACTGTGACCTTCTTCTCCAGCAAGTAAACAAGATCAAGGAGAGTGATGAACTAGGAGAAACAACAGAG ACTGGAATAGACACTGGAAACTTGGTGAGGTCAACATGCACTACTTTCCTTAAAACTCTGGAGGAATGCATGCAGATTGCAAATCGTACTTTTAATACTGATACAACAACGCACAGTCCACCAGGAACTCCTCCAGTAGCAGCCATTAAACCCCAGAAG aTTAAATCTGTCAACCATTTAAAGCAGAGCCTTGAAGAGAA GTGTAGAGATTTGACTGAAACCTCAGGACAAGCACTTGCACACGACACCCAGAGCCTCGAGGGACCAGACGAGCCAGACGGATCAGAACATCATCCTTCCCCATCAG ATTTCGAATCATCAGACCACAAGGAGCGAGTCTTCCCTGCTACACGCACTACCCAGAATGCCTCTGAGATCGAACACTTTGACCAACCAGCAGAGGGAGACGAGGAGATCGAAGCTGCTGATCAGAAGAAGCAACAGCTGCAGGAAGCGGACCAAAGCAACGATGCCCACAGCAAAAGCAGGGGCGGGAACGCCGTCCAGCTCGAGCACCGAGAGAGGGAAGTTTTAGACGGAGAAGAGAGTGACGAGGGAGACGAGACTCCTATGGATTCAGCAGAGTCAGATTCAGACACAGAGCAGGTGGAAACTTTCTTCAGCACAATGAGCCACAG atttagTGATATAAGACTGGATGACGACAATGGTATTCCTTCACAAGAGTTTTTGGATTCATGCTATGCAATAGTGCCTGTATTAG ACAAACTGGGATCCACAGTTTTTGCACCAGTTAAAATGGATTTTGTTGGAAACATTAAG AAAATTCAACAGAAGCTGATGTCAGACCCCGACGGCTTCCCCACGCTCCAGTCCATCGTGCTGCACGAACTGGGGGCAAACGTCGCCCAGGTCCGCAACTCTGCAACGGAAGCTCTGCTGTGGCTCAAACGAGGCCTGAAGTTCCTCCAGGAGTTCCTGTCAGAGGTCAACGCTGGGGAGCAGGACATCCAGGCGGCATTAA ATAATGCTTATGGAAAGACTCTTAGGCAGTACCATGGATGGGTAGTACGAGGTGTATTTGCT CTGGCGCTGCGAGCTGCTCCATCCTATCGAAGCTTCACCGCTGCCTTAGTGACGAGCGAGGGCGATGATCTGAGGAGTGACTTCACCAGCAGCATGCACAAGGACCTGGGAGTGTACCTGCCCGCCATGGAGAGGCAGCTgaccatcctggatgagctgtaCGAGGAATACAACCTGGAGTCTGATGAGGTGGTGTGA